Below is a window of Janthinobacterium lividum DNA.
ACACCTCGTACACATATTCCGGCGCCAGTTGCTGACGCGGCGTGACGACGGCGCGGCAGACGAAGCATTGCACGGTTTCCGTCGGTTCCAGTTTCGGGTTCAGGGCCGTGCGGTAGTCGAACACGAAACAGTCGCCCGTATAGTGCTCGCCACCCACTTCCTCGAAATATTTCAGGATGCCGCCGTCGAGCTGGTACACGCTGTCGTAGCCGATTTCCTTCATGTGGATGGCGGCCTTTTCGCAGCGGATGCCGCCCGTGCAGAAGGTGACGACAGTCTTGCCTTCCAGTTCATCCTTGTGGGCGGCAGCCACGGCCGGGAATTCCGTAAACTTGTCGATGCGATAATCAAGCGTGTTGTTAAACGTACCCACGTCCACTTCAAAGGCGTTGCGCGTTTCCATCATGACGACGGGTTTGCCCGCATCGTCGACCCCGGCGTCGAGCCAGCGCTTGAGCGTGTGCGCGTCGACGGACGGGGCGCGGCCCAGCTCCGGCTTGATCAGCGGCATGCGCATGGTGATGATTTCTTTTTTCAGCTTGACCAGCATGCGCTTGTGCGATTGCTCGTTCGACAAGCTTTCCTTCCATTCCAGATCGGCCAGACGCTCGTCGCTGCGGACCCAGGCGAGGAAGGCGTCGATATGCTCGCGCGTGCCGGACAGGAACATGTTGATGCCTTCCGGCGTCAGCAGGATCGTGCCTTTCAGTTCCAGCGCCAGGCATTGCTCCTGATACAAGGGACGCATGGCTTCCGTATCGGCTAGCGTAATGAATTTATACGCGGCGATATTGACAAAGGTGGCGGCGAGGTTGGCGGCCAGCGGGCTGACGGCGGCGGAAACGGCGGGTGTTGCTGGGGTGATGGCTTGCATGATGGCGATCGGCTTAGACTGAACAGCCGATATTATAAGCCCGACAGGCCAGGCAGGATACCCGGTCCGCACCCGCGACGCGGTAGAATAGACCCCATTGAATTTTGCACGAAACGGTACACAGGATGGAAATGGTAATGCAAGAGGCCGGCGCTCCGGCAGGTTCACAGCAAGCGATGCAGCCCGGTCCTGCCTTCGTCCATTTGCGCGTGCACTCGGAGTACTCGATCGTCGATGGCCTGGTGCGCATCGACGACGTGGTCAAGGCGGCGGCGAAGGACAAGCAGGTGGCGCTGGCCGTCACCGACCTGTCGAACCTGTTTGGCATGGTCAAGTTCTACAAGGAAGCGCGTGGCAAGGGGATCAAGCCCATCGTCGGCGTCGACGTGTGGATCACGAATGACGACAACCGCGAAAAGCCGTCGCGCTTGCTGCTGCTGGCGAAGAACCGCATGGGCTATCTGCAACTGTGCGAACTGCTGTCGACGGCCTGGCTGACGAACCAGTACAAGGGCCGCGCCGAACTGCGTATCGAGTGGCTGCAGGCGCTGGCGACGAATACCTATGAGCTGTATCCGGGCGAAAGCGCGGCCGATGGCTTGATCGTGCTGTCCGGCGCGCACTTCGGCGATGTCGGTATTGCTATCGAGAATGGCAACCTGGCCCTGGCCGAACGCAACGCCCAACGCTGGGCCGAGATTTTTCCCGGCCATTTCTATGTTGAGATCCAGCGCGGCGGCCAGGCCAACCAGGAAGCGCAGGTGCGCCACGCGGTGGCCCTGGCGGCCAAGCTCGGTTTACCCGTGGTGGCCACGCATCCCGTGCAATTCATTTCCCCTGAGGAATTTATTGCCCACGAAGCCAGGACCTGTATCGCCGAAGGCGAAATGCTGGCCAACGCCAAGCGCGTAAAACGTTTTAACGACAGTCAGCGCTTCCTGTCGCAGGCCGACATGGCGGAATTGTTCGCCGACTTGCCGGCCGCGCTGGCCAATTCCGTGGAAATCGCCAAGCGCTGCAACCTGACCCTGACCCTGGGCAAGCCGCAATTGCCGAATTTCCCCACGCCGCCCGGCATGACGATCGACCAGTTCCTCGTCGCCGAATCGCAGGCTGGCCTGGAAAAGCGTTTGATCCAGCTGTATCCGGACCCGGAACGGCGCGAAAAGGAGCGCCCGCGCTACGAGTCGCGCTTGAAATTCGAGACGGACACGATTTGCAACATGAAATTCCCCGGCTACTTCCTGATCGTGGCCGAGTTTATCCAGTGGGCCAAGGAAAACGGCGTGCCCGTCGGCCCGGGCCGCGGTTCGGGTGCAGGTTCGCTGGTGGCGTATTCGCTGCTCATTACCGACCTGGACCCATTGCAGTACAACCTGCTGTTCGAGCGCTTCTTGAATCCCGAACGGGTCTCGATGCCCGACTTCGATATTGACTTTTGCCAGGAAGGGCGCGACAGAGTCATCCAGCACGTCAAGGATTTGTATGGCAAGGAGGCCGTTTCGCAGATCGCCACCTTCGGTACCATGGCGGCCAAGGGCGCGATCCGCGACGTCGGCCGCGTGATGGACTTCGGCTACAACTTCTGCGACGGCATCTCCAAGCTGATCCCGTTCAAGCCGGGCAAACCCGTGTCGATCGCCGACGCCATCGAGGAGGAACCGCTGCTCAAGGAGCGCCTGGAAAACGAGGAAGAGGTCAAGCAACTGCTGGACCTGGCGCAGCAAGTCGAAGGCATCACGCGCAATATCGGCATGCACGCGGGGGGCGTCCTGATTGCACCCGGCAAGCTGACGGATTTCTGCCCGCTGTACACGCAGGGCGGGGATTCCGGCGTCGTATCGCAGTACGACAAGGATGACGTGGAAGCCGTCGGCCTCGTGAAGTTCGACTTCTTGGGTCTGACGACCCTGACGATTCTCGACCGCGCCGTGCGCTACATCAAGCAGCTCGATCCCGCGCAAGCGAACTTTGACCTGGCGACCTTGCCGCTGAACGACAAGCCATCGTATGACTTGCTGACCAAGGCCAAGACCGTGGCCGTGTTCCAGCTCGAGTCGCGCGGCATGCAGGGCATGCTGAAAGACGCGCGTCCCGACCGTTTCGAAGACATTATCGCGCTCGTGGCCTTGTACCGTCCCGGTCCGATGGACCTGATTCCCGACTTCTGCAAACGCAAGCACGGCGAACGTTTCGATTATCCCGATCCGCGCACGGAATCGATTCTGTCCGAAACCTACGGCATCATGGTGTATCAGGAGCAGGTGATGCAGATGGCGCAGATCGTCGGCGGCTACTCGCTGGGCGGCGCCGACATGTTGCGCCGCGCCATGGGTAAAAAGAAGGCCGAGGAAATGGCCGAGCACCGCGAGATCTTCCGTGCCGGTGCGGCGAAAGACGGCTTGACGGCGGAAAAGGCCGACGAGATCTTCGACTTGATGGAAAAGTTCGCCGGCTACGGTTTCAACAAATCGCACGCCGCCGCCTACGCTCTGCTGTCGTACCACACGGCTTACCTGAAAGCGCACCACACGGCCGCCTTCATGGCTGCCAACTTGTCGCTGGCCATGGATGACACGGACAAGATCAAGATCCTGGTGGAAGACTCGCTGGAAATCTGCAAGCTGACCTTGTTGCCGCCGGATATCAACGAATCCGATTACCGCTTCATGCCGAGCGGTGCAGCGCCGTCCG
It encodes the following:
- a CDS encoding sulfurtransferase, which produces MQAITPATPAVSAAVSPLAANLAATFVNIAAYKFITLADTEAMRPLYQEQCLALELKGTILLTPEGINMFLSGTREHIDAFLAWVRSDERLADLEWKESLSNEQSHKRMLVKLKKEIITMRMPLIKPELGRAPSVDAHTLKRWLDAGVDDAGKPVVMMETRNAFEVDVGTFNNTLDYRIDKFTEFPAVAAAHKDELEGKTVVTFCTGGIRCEKAAIHMKEIGYDSVYQLDGGILKYFEEVGGEHYTGDCFVFDYRTALNPKLEPTETVQCFVCRAVVTPRQQLAPEYVYEVSCPNCYDKTMP
- the dnaE gene encoding DNA polymerase III subunit alpha encodes the protein MQEAGAPAGSQQAMQPGPAFVHLRVHSEYSIVDGLVRIDDVVKAAAKDKQVALAVTDLSNLFGMVKFYKEARGKGIKPIVGVDVWITNDDNREKPSRLLLLAKNRMGYLQLCELLSTAWLTNQYKGRAELRIEWLQALATNTYELYPGESAADGLIVLSGAHFGDVGIAIENGNLALAERNAQRWAEIFPGHFYVEIQRGGQANQEAQVRHAVALAAKLGLPVVATHPVQFISPEEFIAHEARTCIAEGEMLANAKRVKRFNDSQRFLSQADMAELFADLPAALANSVEIAKRCNLTLTLGKPQLPNFPTPPGMTIDQFLVAESQAGLEKRLIQLYPDPERREKERPRYESRLKFETDTICNMKFPGYFLIVAEFIQWAKENGVPVGPGRGSGAGSLVAYSLLITDLDPLQYNLLFERFLNPERVSMPDFDIDFCQEGRDRVIQHVKDLYGKEAVSQIATFGTMAAKGAIRDVGRVMDFGYNFCDGISKLIPFKPGKPVSIADAIEEEPLLKERLENEEEVKQLLDLAQQVEGITRNIGMHAGGVLIAPGKLTDFCPLYTQGGDSGVVSQYDKDDVEAVGLVKFDFLGLTTLTILDRAVRYIKQLDPAQANFDLATLPLNDKPSYDLLTKAKTVAVFQLESRGMQGMLKDARPDRFEDIIALVALYRPGPMDLIPDFCKRKHGERFDYPDPRTESILSETYGIMVYQEQVMQMAQIVGGYSLGGADMLRRAMGKKKAEEMAEHREIFRAGAAKDGLTAEKADEIFDLMEKFAGYGFNKSHAAAYALLSYHTAYLKAHHTAAFMAANLSLAMDDTDKIKILVEDSLEICKLTLLPPDINESDYRFMPSGAAPSVSGKKVTQIRYGLGAVKGSGQNAIEAIIAAREAGGPFTSLFDFCKRVDKKQINRRTIESLIRSGAFDCLKVDRAILLASVAFAMECADQAAKAANQVSLFGGDDSDMVAPPEYVKVPVWTDKQRLTEEKIALGFYLSGHLFDSYAPEARRFARTKLSELSPSREPRMMAGVITGLRTQMTQRGKILIVTLDDKSGTVEVTVYGELFDANRKIFKEDEFLAVVGKVSEDRFSGGLRITAESAFDIIAARVQYGRQLGLTLPATLDAKRIRDVILPHRADTGLPIAARVSPQGVSCVLQFGDEWKVAPSDELQMALEQMLGAQEVAVEY